The following coding sequences are from one Eleginops maclovinus isolate JMC-PN-2008 ecotype Puerto Natales chromosome 11, JC_Emac_rtc_rv5, whole genome shotgun sequence window:
- the psmg1 gene encoding proteasome assembly chaperone 1: MATFFGEVLSVYSRAVEEDDEELDENEEDEEIRRELEEKREVHLHWSPEVSESLKSGNKLPCSDFILAVGHNAARFLSVYVLTSENWDAVGHASVWNERSPAVASEESTCVFYRQKDDPAVWICQVTCYVAEDQLFQWTEKVFDCLQLRQVNVTVLSESSVSEFKTADYLCSSSAPFLRSLHTAAFSGQPVCRSLEQPNIVTGLPAAVLNHCEVHHIPSVVYQCYSDVTGPDSVTMETFKPALTKLGKSVKLDPSPNADVLRKFVRTTNVQSNLYI; encoded by the exons ATGGCGACGTTTTTTGGTGAGGTGTTGTCGGTGTATTCTCGGGCTGTGGAGGAAGACGATGAGGAGCTCGATGAGAACGAAGAGGATGAAGAAATCCGCAGAGAACTGGAGGAGAAGAG GGAGGTTCATCTGCACTGGAGCCCCGAAGTCTCCGAGTCGCTGAAGTCTGGAAACAAGTTGCCGTGTTCAGACTTCATCCTCGCCGTGGGACACAACGCTGCCA GGTTTCTGTCAGTGTACGTTCTCACCTCTGAAAACTGGGACGCGGTGGGACATGCATCAGTGTGGAACGAGAGGAGCCCGGCTGTAGCCAGCGAGGAGTCGACGTGCGTTTTCTACAGACAGAAGGACGACCCAGCA GTTTGGATATGCCAAGTGACTTGCTACGTTGCAGAAGACCAGCTTTTCCAATGGACAGAAAAG gTGTTTGACTGCCTGCAGCTCCGACAGGTGAATGTGACGGTGCTCTCTGAGAGCTCTGTGTCTGAGTTTAAGACGGCCGACTACCTGTGCTCCAGCTCCGCTCCCTTCCTGCGCTCGCTCCACACGGCTGCTTTCTCTGGGCAGCCTGTCTGCAGATCACTGGAGCAACCCAACATAGTGACTGGACTTCCAGCTGCAG TGCTGAACCACTGTGAGGTCCACCACATCCCATCCGTTGTTTACCAGTGTTACAGCGACGTCACCGGCCCAGACTCCGTCACCATGGAGACATTCAAACCCGCACTAACCAAACTCGGCAAGTCCGTAAAG TTGGACCCGTCTCCGAACGCAGACGTCCTCCGCAAGTTTGTCAGAACCACCAACGTTCAGAGTAATCTTTATATCTGA
- the ccdc15 gene encoding coiled-coil domain-containing protein 15, with amino-acid sequence MSRFKTSTSGRCRAPDRRSKEPPAPRGANKVLAERNHAVVAVGAWVESGQQFLEHPSALALLTEEIQAEKKRETEESLRRFQDEVRHRVAQQAHISKKRQQPPTDPMVKPERRIPQKQQHIWTQQVSGERLMSLGGAAQHRLTESSPQEPKGGMRQVRLRLASCRMIPHGEMTSDLPGGAWNISSTRHKSHMLGAEQQEEDVQGGEEEEEEGDDLLFTSQHECPLVQQKVSRPRMWDSDITQTDPGSQSNLRVSQALWPLTDQEELKKQRQSQFLMHRRLYMSIEREQVKENKQNRRHLKRTASIKAEKEQVRVAEERKMERVRQLAEARQKLEERELLILERLNLEEEQEERAEELQRRKKEEQGKVSARFIEALRARMKERMSQEKLEPPPLCCCASSFWDSHPDTCANNCVFYNNPKAYAKALHSTMLSLESQSR; translated from the exons ATGAGCAGGTTTAAAACGTCGACAAGCGGCAGGTGCAGAGCTCCTGACCGGCGGAGCAAAGAGCCCCCAGCCCCCAGAGGAGCCAACAAGGTGCTGGCCGAGAGGAACCATGCCGTGGTGGCGGTGGGAGCCTGGGTGGAGAGCGGGCAACAGTTTTTGGAGCACCCATCT GCTCTTGCTTTGCTAACTGAAGAGATCCAGGCAGAAAAGAAGAGGGAGACTGAGGAGAGCCTTCGACGATTTCAAGACGAAGTACGCCATCGTGTGGCGCAGCAAGCTCACATCAGCAAGAAGAGACAGCAGCCTCCGACAGATCCCATG GTGAAACCTGAGAGGAGAATCCCACAAAAGCAGCAACATATCTGGACTCAGCAAGTTTCTGGTGAGAGGCTGATGTCATTGGGAGGCGCTGCACAACACAGGCTGACAGAGAGCAGCCCTCAGGAG CCTAAAGGGGGCATGAGGCAGGTGAGACTCAGACTGGCTTCTTGTCGGATGATCCCGCATGGGGAAATGACGTCAGACCTTCCCGGCGGCGCATGGAACATTTCTTCCACCAGACAT AAATCTCATATGCTGGGAGCAGAGCAGCAAGAGGAGGATGTtcagggaggagaagaagaggaggaagagggggatgaTCTTCTCTTCACCAGTCAACATGAATGTCCCCTCGTTCAGCAAAAG GTGAGCAGACCTAGGATGTGGGATTCTGACATAACTCAGACTGATCCTGGTTCACAGTCCAACCTCAGAGTCTCTCAGGCCCTGTGGCCTCTGACTGACCAGGAAGAACTGAAGAAACAG cgTCAGTCTCAGTTCCTGATGCACCGCCGTCTGTACATGAGCATTGAGAGAGAGCAGGTGAAGGAGAATAAACAGAACAGGAGACACCTGAAGAGGACAGCCAG TATTAAAGCAGAGAAAGAACAGGTTCGTGTGgcggaggagaggaagatggagagagTCCGGCAGCTCGCTGAGGCCAGACAGaagctggaggagagagagctgctgaTCCTGGAGAGACTGAATctggaggaggaacaggaggagagagcagaggagctgcagaggaggaaaaaagaagagcAAGGGAAAGTATCTGCAAG GTTCATCGAGGCCCTGAGAGCTCGGATGAAGGAGCGAATGTCTCAGGAGAAGCTGGAGCCTCCTCCTCTATGCTGCTGTGCATCTTCTTTCTGGGACTCCCACCCCGACACCTGTGCTAACAACTGCGTCTTCTACAACAATCCCAAAG CGTATGCCAAGGCGTTACATTCAACAATGTTGAGTTTGGAGTCACAGTCGAGGTGA
- the LOC134872504 gene encoding uncharacterized protein C11orf87-like has translation MTARTSEASGLSVPLHRCHGGLQVGNGTCAEQLHFFPPLSSTLALLVLVAVLVGIVLVSLATFHFHKRKLRNRKIQRAQEEYERDSRSPARGAGTRGEPARPCVIVRPVRCEEEMLSCHQSAESGDATEVLHETVHIDC, from the coding sequence ATGACGGCCAGAACCTCTGAGGCCTCGGGGCTGTCGGTGCCACTGCACCGCTGTCACGGGGGTCTCCAGGTCGGTAACGGCACGTGCGCGGAGCAGCTCCACTTCTTTCCGcccctctcctccaccctcGCGCTCCTCGTTCTGGTGGCCGTGCTCGTGGGGATCGTCCTCGTTTCCCTGGCAACCTTCCACTTCCACAAGAGGAAGCTCCGGAACAGGAAGATCCAGCGCGCGCAAGAGGAATACGAGCGCGACAGTCGCAGCCCGGCGCGCGGCGCAGGGACGCGCGGAGAGCCCGCAAGGCCGTGCGTCATCGTCCGACCCGTGAGATGTGAGGAGGAGATGCTCTCGTGCCACCAGAGTGCAGAGAGCGGGGACGCCACCGAGGTGCTGCACGAGACAGTTCACATTGACTGTTAA